A genomic region of Arvicola amphibius chromosome X, mArvAmp1.2, whole genome shotgun sequence contains the following coding sequences:
- the Chst7 gene encoding carbohydrate sulfotransferase 7, translating into MKGRRRRRREYCKFTLLLVLYTLLLLLIPSVLDSGSEQDKSVRNCPGLQRSLGVWSLEAAAAGEREQNAEVRSRAEGDTGLYPGSPSNLSAVGEAVAQEKQHIYVHATWRTGSSFLGELFNQHPDVFYLYEPMWHLWQALYPGDAESLQGALRDMLRSLFRCDFSVLRLYAQPGDPAARAPDSANLTTTMLFRWRTNKVICSPPLCPAAPLARSEVGLVEDKACESSCPPVPLRALEAECRKYPVVVIKDVRLLDLGVLVPLLRDPGLNLKVVQLFRDPRAVHNSRLKSRHGLLRESIQVLRTRQRGDRFHRVLLAHGVGARPGAQARALPSAPRTDFFLTSALEVICEAWLRDLLFARGAPTWLRRRYLRLRYEDLVWQPQAQLRRLLRFSGLRTLATLDAFAFNMTRGSAYGADRPFHLSARDAREAVYAWRERLSQEQVRQVEAACAPAMRLLAYPRSGDEGGMDSAREGETPLETKANWAT; encoded by the coding sequence ATGAAgggccggcggcggcggcgccgaGAGTACTGCAAGTTCACGCTGCTCTTGGTGCTCTACACGCTTCTGCTACTGCTCATCCCCTCTGTACTGGACAGTGGCAGCGAGCAGGACAAGAGCGTCAGGAACTGCCCCGGCCTGCAGCGCAGCTTGGGCGTATGGAGCCTGGAGGCGGCGGCGGCTGGAGAGCGTGAGCAGAACGCGGAGGTGCGATCCCGGGCCGAAGGAGACACAGGCCTATACCCTGGGTCCCCAAGCAACCTTAGCGCCGTCGGGGAGGCGGTGGCCCAGGAGAAGCAACACATCTATGTGCATGCCACCTGGCGTACTGGCTCGTCCTTTCTGGGCGAACTCTTCAACCAGCACCCGGACGTTTTCTACTTGTACGAGCCTATGTGGCATCTGTGGCAGGCGCTGTATCCGGGCGACGCCGAGAGCCTACAAGGCGCGCTAAGAGACATGCTGCGCTCCCTCTTCCGCTGTGACTTCTCTGTGCTGCGGCTGTACGCGCAGCCTGGGGACCCCGCAGCGCGAGCACCGGACTCGGCCAACCTCACCACGACCATGCTCTTCCGCTGGCGGACCAACAAGGTCATCTGCTCGCCGCCGCTGTGTCCTGCCGCGCCCCTCGCTCGCTCCGAGGTGGGCCTCGTCGAGGACAAAGCTTGTGAAAGCAGTTGCCCGCCTGTCCCGCTCCGCGCCCTGGAGGCCGAGTGCCGCAAGTACCCTGTGGTGGTCATCAAGGACGTGCGGCTGCTCGACCTGGGCGTTCTGGTGCCCCTGCTACGTGATCCCGGCCTCAACCTTAAGGTGGTGCAGCTCTTCCGCGACCCGCGGGCGGTGCACAACTCACGTCTCAAGTCTAGGCACGGGCTGCTGCGCGAGAGCATCCAGGTGCTGCGCACGCGCCAGAGAGGCGACCGCTTCCACCGGGTGCTTCTGGCGCACGGCGTGGGTGCCCGTCCCGGAGCCCAGGCTCGTGCGCTGCCCTCCGCGCCGCGAACCGATTTCTTCCTAACCAGCGCGCTCGAGGTGATCTGCGAGGCCTGGCTGCGCGACCTGCTATTCGCGCGCGGTGCGCCCACCTGGCTCAGGCGTCGCTACCTGAGGCTGCGCTATGAGGACCTGGTGTGGCAGCCCCAAGCCCAGCTGCGCCGCCTGCTGCGCTTCTCCGGGCTGCGGACGCTCGCCACGCTCGATGCCTTTGCATTCAACATGACTCGCGGCTCAGCTTACGGCGCAGATCGGCCCTTTCACTTGTCTGCCCGGGACGCCCGAGAGGCTGTGTACGCCTGGCGCGAGCGGCTGAGCCAAGAGCAGGTGCGCCAGGTAGAAGCCGCCTGCGCCCCCGCCATGCGACTGCTGGCCTACCCTCGCAGCGGAGACGAGGGCGGCATGGACAGCGCCAGGGAAGGGGAGACACCCCTGGAGACCAAGGCCAACTGGGCCACGTAA